Part of the Tamandua tetradactyla isolate mTamTet1 chromosome 11, mTamTet1.pri, whole genome shotgun sequence genome, AAAGATAAAACACATTTCCAAATTCCAGGGCTCATCGGAGTCTTGTCTCTCCTAATGAGCGTTGAGTCTGCAAGAGAGATCTACTCTGGTGGTTTCTGAACAAGATCGACTCCAAGACATTGGCAGGAGCCAGAGatagaggagagggagagagggaggaaaggagagggagagagaatacaGAGACCAAGGCAGGAAAGGGCCAGGAGCAGAAgcaaagagagactgaaagagagAGGGCCAGAGGGTGATGGGGGATAGGGGTAGAGAAAGCGACAGGAACAGAGGTAAAGAGAGACGGAAACGGAGAGAGGGACAGAAACAGACAGGGACAGAGAAAGGAACAGGgaaagagacagacacagagacagGCTAGAAACAGAGAGGTGCAGGCACCGGGAGAGACGCAGGGACAGCCAGAGGGCCGCGCAGGCCGAGCGCCGTGCAGACAAAGGGGCGGCCGCGCGGCCAGGCCGGCCGGGCCGGGACAAAGGCTGGCCCGGGGGGCGGGGGCAGcgatggcggcggcggcgggcgcggGCGAACTACAAGTCCCAGCAGCTCCCGCTGCGGCCCTCGGCCGGCCCCTCTCGCTCCCCGGGAGCGCCTGGCGGGGCCGCTGGGCCGAGGGGGCCGCCGGCGGGGCTGGCGGGCGGGGGGCTTCCTGCAGGCCCGGGGGGCGCCGGCGGCCGGCGTGGGCGCGGCGGGCCGGGCAGGGGCGAGGGGCGCCGGGTGAGTGTCCCCGCGAGCGGCCGGGCCGGGcgggggccgggggggggggcggagagGGCGGGTGAGGGGCCCCCGCGCGGGGCGCGGCCCGGGGCGACCTCTATTTGCCCCCCGCCCCGCGCGCCGCCTACCCCAGCCCGGGAAAGGGGAGTCGCGAGCTGCGATGGGGAGGGGGGCGCACGGCCCGCGGGCCTAGCGCGCTCGCCCTGCCGCTGCGTCCCGAGGGGAGGGCCCGGCGGGAGGCTGGGAGCCCTGAGCCGCGAGGGACTGGGCCACCCTCCCGCTGTGGGGTGGAGGCGCAGGACGCCCCCTCCCCAGAAGGCGATCCAGAcgtctcccccccacccccacaggaacCCAGGAGGGGCCCCAGGTATTGTCCGGTCATCTTTCATCCTGCCGTCCAGAGTTCAGAAGACCCCTTCCTCGAGAGGTGATCCAGGGGTCCATCTGTCCCCTAGGCCCAGTTATTGTTCCCCTACCCTCCAGCTATGGGGTCCAGAGTTCACGAGTCCCCTTCCTTCAGAGATGATCGAGGAGTCCACCTGCCCCCGAGGAACCCAAGAAGGGCCCTAGGTATTTCTTCTTCCACTTTCCAGCTAAGAGATCTGGAGTTCAGGAGGCCCCTGCCTTAGGGGTGATCCAAGGAACCCAGAGGGGAACCCAGGTATTGTTTCCCACCTTTTCCAGCTATAGGGTCTGTGGTTGAGGAGTTCCAGCCAGAAACTTTGCCACTCTCCATTTACTTACCTCCTCCCAGTTATGGGGTCTAGGGCTCAGGATGAACCCCTCTCAGCAGGGGAGCCAGAGCTCTTGTCTGTCCCCAGGAACTGACTTATATATtgtttgccccccccccccccccagcgcCCAGCCAGCGGGTGTTGAGATCCTCAGGCTCTCCAGAAGGGGTCCTAGAGCTATTGTTTCTCCACCCTTTACCTACCCACCAGCCATGGAGCTGGAATTCAGGATCTTTCATCCAGGAGGGAAATCACACGTCCTGACACCCATCTCCAGGCCCCCAGCCATGGGGACTAACGCTCAGGAATCGCCCCTTCCTAGGAGGTGGTCCAGGGGACTCCCTCCCAGCCCAGGAAGGGCCCCAGATGTTATTTCCACCTACTTTCCAGCTAGGGGTTAGAATTCAGAGTCTCCTGTTCAATTGAGAAAGCAGGTATACTGGCACCTGTCCCCACCCTCTTGGCTATGGGGGCTTCGTGCCCACTCTCACCCTCCAGCTCTAGGAACTGACATTCAGGTTCTTCTAACTGAGAGGGGACACATGTCTGGGCACTGATTCCCACCTTCCAGCTTTGCAGTCCGGAATTCAGGGTGCCTCCCTCCCCAAGAGGCAAGCCAGGgtccctctgccctcccccagtGACCCAGGAGGGGGACCGCATGTTGTCTGCCCCCCCCCCTCATACCCCAGCCACAGGCTCTAGAGCTCAGGATGCCCCTTCTCTAGAAGGTGAGCCAGAGGCCCAGGCCCCATTAGGAGACCCCCAAATATGCCACCCCCTTATGGAGGAGAAGCTCAGGCTGTAAGCTCAGGAGCAAACAGGAATGCTGATACGCCGCCCAGTGAAGGGCATTGGAATGGAAGAGCCTCTCCTCCGCAGGACCCAACCTTCCTACAAGAAGAGCCCAGGATGGAGAGAGGGGCCGAGCCGTGGAGCTGGGCATTGGACACCTCTAGCGCTGGGTCCTGTGACTTCCATCCAGGTGCGGGGCTGAGAGGGGAGGGTCCTGCCATGTCCCACCTGGATCCCTCTGCTCCCTGTTCTGGCTGGGGAAAGCTGGAAAGCTCTCTGGGGTGTGGGCCAAGGGAAGGATTCATGTGTTTGTGGGAGTGGGGTCTTCGGTCCCCCCTCCCCTTCTAACCTTGCCCAGATTGTAAAAGAGACCCACTGTTCCTCAGAATCTAGCtctgcctccacccccaccccctctggCATTGCCCTGCAGATCGTGCTGCGGAAGCAGCTGGCTCCTCGAGGCCTGGGGTGCGGCGCTCTGTCTTGGTGAGGAACCCTGGCCACAAAGGCCCCAGGCGTGTTTACCAAGAGCCTGACTCCGACTCAGAATCCTTGGACCCCAACTCGGAAGACCCGGATGCAGTTTCTGAAGACCCAGAAGACCTCACCATCGTCTCCAGAGACGTGGAATCCAGCTATGAGGATCTCGAGCCCGTTGCCGAGGATCTGGACCCTGACACTGAAGCTCCAGGCTCCATCGTGGGGAACCCAGACTTGGAGCCCCAAGATCTCGACCCCATGTCTTCAAGTTTCGACCTCGACCCAGATGTCATTGGCCCAGTCCCCCTGGTTCTCGACCCTAACAGTGACACCCCCAGCCCTGCCGCCCCAGACCTGGACCCCCTCTCATCCAGCCTCACTGCCACCTCCGAGGTCCTGGCCACCAGCCCCGCCAAGCTCCAGGCCCCGGCCAGCCCACCCCGGCCCTTCTCCTGTCCCGACTGCGGGCGAGCCTTCCGCCGCAGCTCGGGGCTGAGCCAGCACCGCCGCACACACAGCGGCGAGAAGCCGTACCGCTGCCCCGACTGCGGCAAGTCCTTTAGCCACGGCGCCACGCTGGCCCAGCACCGCGGCATCCACACGGGGGCCCGGCCGTACCAGTGCGCAGCCTGCGGCAAGGCCTTCGGGTGGCGCTCCACGCTGCTGAAGCACCGCAGCAGCCACAGCGGCGAGAAGCCGCACCACTGCCCCGTGTGCGGCAAGGCCTTCGGCCACGGCTCGTTGCTAGCGCAGCACCTGCGCACGCACGGCGGCCCGCGGCCCCACAAGTGCCCGGTGTGCGCCAAGGGCTTCGGGCAGGGCTCGGCTCTGCTCAAGCACCTGCGCACGCACACGGGCGAGCGGCCCTACCCTTGTCCGCAGTGCGGCAAGGCCTTCGGGCAGAGCTCGGCGCTGCTGCAGCACCAGCGCACGCACACGGCTGAGCGCCCCTACCGCTGCCCCCACTGCGGCAAGGCCTTCGGGCAGAGCTCCAACTTACAGCACCACCTGCGCATCCACACGGGCGAGCGGCCCTACGCCTGCCCCCACTGCTCTAAGGCCTTCGGGCAGAGCTCGGCGCTGCTGCAGCATCTGCACGTGCACTCCGGCGAGCGCCCCTACCGCTGCCAGCTCTGCGGCAAGGCCTTCGGGCAAGCCTCCAGCCTCACCAAGCACAAGCGCGTGCACGAGGGCGCGGCAGCCGCAGCGGCAGCGGCAGCGGCAGCTGCTgcgggcctgggcctggggcctggTCTGAACCCCGTGTCCGTGTTGAGGCCAAGCCAGATCTCTCTCCTGAGTCCTGACGCCATCTCTGTGCTGGGCTCTGGCCTGGGCCTCAGCCCTGGTCCCAGCTCTGGCCTTGGCTCTGACCCTGGCTCTGGGCTGGGCTCCCTCCCAGATCCCAGCCCCAAACCCAGCCCTGATCCTGTCCAATCTTCTGACCCTGAGGCTGGCCTTGATGCAGATCCTGACCTTGTGTCCAGCCCTGACCAGGAATTGGGTTCCTGTCCCAACCCTGATCTTGCACCCAGTCCCAACCCCAACCCTGAGCCCCGCCCTGACCCTGGCTCTCCCACCCATGACACTGTCAGCCCAGCCCTCCCTGCCGGTGAGAGTCCAGAGTGGGTAGATGAGCGAGGGGCACTGTTGGGGCCCGATGGCTGAAGGGGTCACCAGCCTCCACGGGGGCCTGGGGGTGTTGTGTGTCGTGAAGCTAGTAAAATCCTCCCACTGCCTCCTGGCTCAGTGTCGTGGGTCGCCTGTTGCTCGTTCTCCATTGTTCAGGAGATGGGAGGGTGTGGCTTGAGCCAGCTGTGCATCTGGGACCCAAGCGTCCTGGCTTCCTCCCTGAGCCCCAGAGCCACATGCGTCTGCTTTCCCAGCTCTCCCAAACAGTATCTTACAGCGACCCATCCCAGCAGTCACCACTCTCTGCTGCCCCAGGCCTGGCTGCTGGCCAGTCAGGGTGAGATCCTACAATGGCCCAGGGCAGGATCCACTCACTTAGGACTTTTTCCATGCAGTCAGAGACTCCTCTGATGGGAACTCTGGCATGTTGACAGCCTGGTGGGTTGATAATGGAGGCTGATAAGAGACCATGGGGGCAGTCTCGTCACATCTGCTCCCCTAACCTACCCCCTGCCCCATCTTCTCTAACCTACACCTTGCCCCTTCAAAGTCCACATTATAGGGACACCCCTAGATGAAGGCGGTTGCTCACTTATGCATTCAACAAGCATCTGTTGAGTGCTGGTGTCTCAGCCCTCAAGGAGCTCCAGATATCcaattcagaaatatatatatatatttaaatacgtAATATAGTACATTCTAGAAGAAGCATAACGGCTTCTGATTTAGATAGGGGACGCTTTCCCAAGGAAAAATTGTACCATCACATTGGCCACTACATTATACAATACTGTTTGCCCAGCCTTGTAGTATATTCTTGCATTTTCTCACTTCATTCTCCTAACAGCCCCAGGAGACAGTTACCATGACTGAGTTTTACAATTTTagaagtggggaaactgaggtacatgGAGTTTAAGATAGAAGTGGTGGCTGGCAGTTCCTTGGTTTAAACTAGGATTGTTCTAACCATTACACCCCAGGGCAAGAATGTGCAAAGATCCTGGGGTCATAAGCAACTAAGAGGAGGAGGAGTCTAGACCTTAGGGACTTGCAGACCGAGGTGTGGGGTATGCTTGCCACCCCAGAGCAAAGGGAAACCCCAGGTGGGCTCCAGTAGAGGACTCAGGTGAATTATCCTTTGAAGATGCTTCTGGCTGTTGGGTAGAGAGCAGAGTGGAGAGGGACAGGAATGGGAGCCAGAGACTAAGGAGAAGATAGCTACAGTAGTCCAGGCTAGGAATGTGGAAGAGCCATAGGGGTGGGGATCGGTGGTCCAATCTGGGATATAATTAGGAATGAACAGGATCTACTGATGGTTTGAATGAAAGGGGCAAAAGAGTGAGAAGAAGTTGAGGGTGACACTCCAGCCCCTTTTTCTGGGAGTTTAGAAGGGCCAGCCCTGACACTGGGGGACACCGGGTCACTGGCTGGCACTGGACATGGAAGTCACGAGGTCGGCACTTGGCGCCGGCCCTGTCAGGGAACCAGGCTCCCATTCGTTGCTGAACACCGGCCGGCCCCGCTCAAAGCCAGCCCATTCCGAGGCGGTCGCGTGAAGGCGGGCGCTAGGACCCGGCGACCATCTCCGGCAGTCAAGCCGCCGGCTAGAGTGCGCATGCGTGCTGTTGCTGTCGGCGTTTTCGTGGCGCAGGGGGTGGAACCGAGTTCTGTCACGTGGCTCCATGGTCCGGGacgggaaaacaaaacaaaaaagagccaCCACGGTCACGTGACCGCGGGGCATGGGTCAGCTGACTCGGGTGGGTTTGAAGCCGCGCCGCGAGGTGGCGAGGCCGCAAGTGACAGCGGCGGGCGCTCGGACCTAGCTGCCCCGCCGCGCCCGCCGGCGTCCCGCGTTCCCCGGCCCGGCATGGCAGCCCCCGTGGGCCGGCGCGGCTCAGGTGAGGGAGTGGACGGCGCCGCGGGCTCCCGAACGCGGGCGGCGGGCCCCTGAACGCGGGCGGCGGGCGGGCGGCCAGCTTCTCGGACTTGGGTTTCCCTTCCTGAACTCCAGTGCTGGCTGTTCACCTTCCCCGGAGCTCCTAGAACCCGGGCAGAGGGCGGGCCGGCACCAGCTTCTTCGACCTCGAGGGTGGTGGGCCTCTTGGCTTCCCTGCGGGCTTCTCCGACTTGGGGCAGCGAGGTTGTCAGGATTTCCGTTCGGTATCTGGGTTTTGATTGCTCAGTTTTCCCTGTGCTCAAGTAGTGGGTGCCAGCTTCTGCGTCCCCGGGCCTGGGACTCCAAGACCCTTCCCTTTTCTGAACCCAGGAGGCAAATGCTCAGCTTTCCTAAACCCAGGCGTAGTAGGACCGAGGCAGGGGactggagaggggtgggggggttggtGTGGAGTGCCACCTTGAACCCAAGCTACTAACTAAGAACTCTGCTGTCCAAACCCACAGAAGCACAGCCTTCCCAAACTCAGGTGGTGGGTACCCAGCCTCCACCTGTCATGGGGGAGCCTGGAGGAAGGTCCCTTGGTTGGTTTCCCCTACTTGAATTAGTTTATTATTTTCAGGTGTTCTAGCTGGAAGGCTCTGGGGAGGGTTCCCTGTGATCTTAGCCAGGGGGGCAGGGCCTGCTTTCTGACTTCCCCTCAGACCTCTGGTAAACAACCACCACAACAGCATGCAACTGCGAAAGGAAAGGGACAGGTGTCGGGCCCTCCCTGCGTGACAGGTTCTGACAGTGTACACATTTATCCTCACAGCAGGGTTCTCCAGTGTGGTTGGGGGGGGAGTGTCAGGGACAATTCTGAGCTGCTGAAATGTTGGACCTTCCTCTTAGGTTTGTCAGGATGGCAGGAAATAAGCAGTGATCAGAGCATTTCCTGTTTGCTGAAGATTTACTGAGGCTTTTCCCTGCTCCCTAGCCCTTAATAATTCTCAAATCAGTTCAGAGTCTCAGTGCCAGGGGTAAActtttttatttccacttttcaGATAAGGAGCCTGAGACTTAGAACGTGCCCAGGATCACTCGACTGGAAGGTGGCAGATTTGGTGCCAGGGGTGTGTGATTTCCAGGAGCCCTTGAAAACAGTGATAAAATAACATAAGGGCAGGGCTATCATAGCATCTGCTGGTAAACAGTGAATCCTCAGCAaatgcataattatttttattgctactgTCAGTCACCCTTTCTCCAGGCCTGTGGCTTGTGAAAGTGTCAGCCAGACAGGCCAGGCCTTGAAGAGTAGGAAGGTAGTTCTTGGGGAGTCTGTCcagcaaaaagaagaagatacaGAATCCAGGCAGAGTCCTGTGTTCATGCTGGAGTTTGCAAGTGGAATAAACCCCATAAGTGCCCTGTGAGAAGCTAATGGAAGCAATGGAAATGGTGATCAAATGTTCTAACATTTTCACTACCTACCAGCTCTGTAGTGAATTCTCTGCAAGCATCAAATTCTCAGCTGCTGTGGGAGACATGCTTGGTGATCCATATGACAGATACTGGCACTAAGGCTGAGCGAGGTTTGGCCCAGGCTAGGGGGTAGCTGGGTCAGGGATCAGTTTAGGCTGTCTGGATTCCCCAACCCCTACTGTTAATCTCTGCGCAGTACTTATGtgtgtaccaaaaaaaaaaaaaaaaacgttacagagttcctgtttcattttttcttcttggacCCCTCAAAGTGCTTCCTTGTTTGGGGCATGGCGTGGCAAGAACATGCTGTATTGTGCCTCTCttgttggggaaagaggcagGGGAAGTTGTTCTTTGACAGGCAGGGCTGCCTGAGCCTGGTCCCCACTGCCGTTTCCCATTTCCCCAGAGACTGAGCGGctcctgacccccagccccagctaTGGGACCCAGGTGGGGGCTTCCCCGGCCCCCCCAACCCCGTCAGAAGAGGAAGACCTCCGCCGCCGCCTCAAGTACTTCTTCATGAGTCCCTGTGACAAGTTTCGTGCCAAGGGCCGCAAACCCTTCAAGCTGATGCTGCAGGTGGTAAAGATCCTGGTGGTCACTGTGCAGGTAAGACCCGGTCTCGTGGGGGTCCCAGCGGATTGCCACCTCTGCCCTCTGCTCTCCCCAAAGGAGGCTTTTTGAGTAGGAGCTGCTTCCTGACCTCGCAGCAATAAGATAGCAGCTGTGGGATCTGCGATCAGTCACAAAGCCCTCGGGTTGGAGGCTGCACTCTCTCCTTTCAGCCTTATAATTGCCTGTCACCCCTGTTTTATACATGTGTCTGCTGACGCCCAGAGAGACTAAAGgtcttgtccaaagtcacactgTAGCTGATCGTGGGATGCTGAGATTGGAAGTTAGGAGGTCTTAATGCCAGGTTGACTACCAGAAAGAACTGATTAGGTGCTGAATGGATTGTTGGTGGCCCCTGTGCCAGCCCTGTCCAGGGTTCTGGGGACCCCCAGAAGAATCCGGCTCAGCCTGTGCCCTAAAGAACACAGCCTAATGACTCTGAGACTCAATAACGGGACttcagcacagagcctggcacttGGTAGATTGTTGTAAGCATTAGGCAGTGCCCTCAGATATTTGAGTTCCCACCTTGTGCCCTGCTCTGGGGACATGCAGACATGGTCCGTGACCTCCTGGAGCTTATGCTGGGGGACAAAGGGAGGGCCGgatattaatcaaataatcacTCCAAGAAATGCAAAGGGGTCCCCTCTACTTCAGTGAAAGTGCCTAGGgccctctctttcctcttcctccactCATGCCCTGGGGGAGTGTGAGCACCTGTGGGTCCTTGCATCCCCCAGTACTCACCCCTTCTGCCTCTCCTGTCAGCTCATCCTGTTCGGCCTCAGCAACCAGCTGGCAGTGACGTTTCGGGAGGAGAACACCATTGCCTTCCGGCACCTCTTCCTTCTAGGCTACTCGGACGGGGCAGATGATACCTTCGCGGCCTACACCCGGGAGCAGCTCTACCAGGCCATCTTCTACGCCGTGGACCAGGTGTGGGGGTGGGCAGAGGCAGGTGGGCATGGGGCAGACAGTGGGCAGTTCTAACAGAGCCTCCCTTCTGCACCCACAGTACCTGTTGCTCCCCAGTGTGTCGCTGGGCCGCTACGCCTATGTGCGGGGCGGGGGCGGCCCCTGGGCCAATGGGTCAGCGCTGGCCCTCTGCCAGCAGTACTACCACCGTGGCCACGTGGACCCGGCCAATGACACCTTTGacattgacccactggttatcACTGGTGAGTGGGTAGGGCTTAGCTGTTGGGTGCCCCAGCTGCTGGAATTACCATCCCTTCTCTGCCCCTCTCTCATCAGGGATGGGGAACGTGCTGCAATAATTAATAAGCTAGGCATAAATGTTCAGCATAACGCTTGACATGGAGAAAGCACTAGGTAttgtttttccaatatttttaatacaataaaTGTTTGGCGGCCCACTGAGTGCCAGACCCTAGGGTTTGGGAACAAGACAGACCAGTTCGTACCCtgctggggacacagcagtgaacaaacagcaaacatttttttttttttagcatttcaaactaaatttattttagcatttgttccccctattatttatttttattccatatgttctactcgtttgttgacaaggtagataaaagaagcatcagacacaaggttttcacaatcacacagtcacactgtgaaagctatattgttattcagtcatcctcaagaaacatggctactggaacacagctctacattttcaggcagttccctccagtctctccattacatcttgaataacaaggtgatatctacttaatgtgtaagaataaccttcaggataacctctcaactgtgtttgagaatcttttagccattgacactttgtctcatttcattcttcccccttttggtcgaaaaggttttctcaaccccttgatactgagtctcagctcattctaggatttctgtcccacattgccaggaaggtccacacccctgggagtcatggcccacgtagatggggtagggtggtgagattgcttgttctgttggctggagagagagagagaggccatatctgagcaacaaaagagactctcttgggggtgactcttaggcctaaattttaagtagacttgacctatcctttgtgggtttaagtttcatatgaacgaaccccaagactgggggctcagcctatagctttggttgcccacactgcttgtgagaatatcaagaattcaacttggggaagttaaatttctcccccttctcaccattccccaaagtgggctttgcaaatacttttccactgatcaaatcactctgggattcaccggggcatcactctggacaaaccaacaaaatctcatgtcctacctgagattccaagtgcttatggtgttcaatcaaactatctacataagttatagtaggaaatgcagtagtcaaaatataaattctgtaccaaatgaatattttttgaaCAGCAAACATTTTAAGAACAAAACAGGAAGTGAAGCAGGGAGAGAGGGGCTTTTGGGGACTCTGGGGAGACCCACCTGTATCTCCCTTGCACCCTGAAGCCCTTCCCTGACTCCCTGTCCTCAGACTGCATCCGCGTGGACCCTCCCGAGCAGCCTCCTGTGTCCCCCGTTGATGACCTCTTCCTTGCAGACAGCAGCTCCAGTTACAGGAACCTCACACTCAAGTTCCACAAGTACTGCCTGCTCCAGGGGGCTGCTGGAGGGCTGGGTCAGGGTCAGGAGGGAGGTGGGATGCGTGGGGAGGTGGGGATTGCCGGAGCCCTGACAGCCACTTCCCCAGACCCCTGACAGCCACTTCCCCAGACCCCTGACAGCCACTTCCCCACGGGCTGGCAATGACAGAGGGCAGCCGTGCTGATTGCTGACACCAGCTGTGTGAGTGCTTCCCCCCTCTTCTGCTTCCCGAATTGCAGAACTGCAGAGTCAGCGCACGGCAGGGGTGCCGGCACAGTGGGGCTAGGAGGGGCTGGCAGGGCTGCTCACCTGAGTCTCTCCCCCTCAGGCTGATCAACGTCACCATCTCCTTCCAGCTGAAGACTATCAACCTCCAAAGCCTCATCAACAACGAGATCCCCGACTGCTACACCTTCAGCATTCTGGTGAGCCCCGCAGTGCTGCCGGGGTGAGGGGTGCAGGACTGACTCTCCAGTGGTCTGGGGGCCTATGGGGCTCCTGATTGGAGGCCTCCTTGAGGCCATTCGCCCAGGGCAACCTGAGGGTGATGGGGAAGGCTGGGGCTGGGATCCCCCCCGTCCCTCATGCTAGTCTAGGAGCTGCTGGTTTACGTCTCCTCCCCCGGCCCGGCCTCGCTCTGCAGATCACGTTTGACAATAAGGCGCACAGTGGGCGTATCCCCATCAGCCTGGAGACCCGGGCCCACATCCAGGAGTGTAAGCACCCCAGCGTCTTCAGGCACGGTGAGCCCCCAGGCCCAGACTGAGCACTGATCGGGTCCATGCTGTTCCTAGAGTTGCCCCTGGATCTCAGAGCCAAGGGCTAGCACTGATGAGGAGCCCTGGCCTTCCGAGAGGTGTCCCCAAACCTCAGACACCCAACCCCTGAGGACCtccaggtctccagcctggccAGGACCCCAACCCTGACCTCTCAAGGCTCTGCCAACCCCGGCTGCCCCCTCCCTACAGGAGACAACAGTTTCCGGCTCCTCTTTGACGTGTTCGTGATTCTCACCTGTTGCCTGTCCTTCCTGCTGTGTGCCCGCTCGCTGCTGCGTGGCTTCCTGCTGCAGAATGTGAGGCTGGTCCCAGGCATTGGGTGGGCCCCAGGCTGGCCTTGCCGGGCCCCATGACGATCAGGGGGCCAGGAGTGAGGATCCCATGCCTGGGACCTGCCCCTCATCCCACATGCCTTCTGCAGGAGTTTGTGGGGTTCATGTGGCGGCAGCGGGGACGGGCAATCGGCCTTTGGGAACGGCTGGAATTCATCAACGGCTGGTACATTCTGCTGGTCACCAGCGACGTGCTCACCATCTCAGGCACC contains:
- the ZNF358 gene encoding zinc finger protein 358 isoform X1, whose protein sequence is MSLSLSWFRHGHGVALSDHCLYCDCLCYVENIVAQLPAAGAVFHFLPQWGSGSPGSLPGALPSPGPEFSRNHPRSIRQRILPGTAVTRYLGTQEGPQVLSGHLSSCRPEFRRPLPREDPTFLQEEPRMERGAEPWSWALDTSSAGSCDFHPDRAAEAAGSSRPGVRRSVLVRNPGHKGPRRVYQEPDSDSESLDPNSEDPDAVSEDPEDLTIVSRDVESSYEDLEPVAEDLDPDTEAPGSIVGNPDLEPQDLDPMSSSFDLDPDVIGPVPLVLDPNSDTPSPAAPDLDPLSSSLTATSEVLATSPAKLQAPASPPRPFSCPDCGRAFRRSSGLSQHRRTHSGEKPYRCPDCGKSFSHGATLAQHRGIHTGARPYQCAACGKAFGWRSTLLKHRSSHSGEKPHHCPVCGKAFGHGSLLAQHLRTHGGPRPHKCPVCAKGFGQGSALLKHLRTHTGERPYPCPQCGKAFGQSSALLQHQRTHTAERPYRCPHCGKAFGQSSNLQHHLRIHTGERPYACPHCSKAFGQSSALLQHLHVHSGERPYRCQLCGKAFGQASSLTKHKRVHEGAAAAAAAAAAAAAGLGLGPGLNPVSVLRPSQISLLSPDAISVLGSGLGLSPGPSSGLGSDPGSGLGSLPDPSPKPSPDPVQSSDPEAGLDADPDLVSSPDQELGSCPNPDLAPSPNPNPEPRPDPGSPTHDTVSPALPAGESPEWVDERGALLGPDG
- the ZNF358 gene encoding zinc finger protein 358 isoform X2 — protein: MERGAEPWSWALDTSSAGSCDFHPDRAAEAAGSSRPGVRRSVLVRNPGHKGPRRVYQEPDSDSESLDPNSEDPDAVSEDPEDLTIVSRDVESSYEDLEPVAEDLDPDTEAPGSIVGNPDLEPQDLDPMSSSFDLDPDVIGPVPLVLDPNSDTPSPAAPDLDPLSSSLTATSEVLATSPAKLQAPASPPRPFSCPDCGRAFRRSSGLSQHRRTHSGEKPYRCPDCGKSFSHGATLAQHRGIHTGARPYQCAACGKAFGWRSTLLKHRSSHSGEKPHHCPVCGKAFGHGSLLAQHLRTHGGPRPHKCPVCAKGFGQGSALLKHLRTHTGERPYPCPQCGKAFGQSSALLQHQRTHTAERPYRCPHCGKAFGQSSNLQHHLRIHTGERPYACPHCSKAFGQSSALLQHLHVHSGERPYRCQLCGKAFGQASSLTKHKRVHEGAAAAAAAAAAAAAGLGLGPGLNPVSVLRPSQISLLSPDAISVLGSGLGLSPGPSSGLGSDPGSGLGSLPDPSPKPSPDPVQSSDPEAGLDADPDLVSSPDQELGSCPNPDLAPSPNPNPEPRPDPGSPTHDTVSPALPAGESPEWVDERGALLGPDG
- the MCOLN1 gene encoding mucolipin-1, which encodes MAAPVGRRGSETERLLTPSPSYGTQVGASPAPPTPSEEEDLRRRLKYFFMSPCDKFRAKGRKPFKLMLQVVKILVVTVQLILFGLSNQLAVTFREENTIAFRHLFLLGYSDGADDTFAAYTREQLYQAIFYAVDQYLLLPSVSLGRYAYVRGGGGPWANGSALALCQQYYHRGHVDPANDTFDIDPLVITDCIRVDPPEQPPVSPVDDLFLADSSSSYRNLTLKFHKLINVTISFQLKTINLQSLINNEIPDCYTFSILITFDNKAHSGRIPISLETRAHIQECKHPSVFRHGDNSFRLLFDVFVILTCCLSFLLCARSLLRGFLLQNEFVGFMWRQRGRAIGLWERLEFINGWYILLVTSDVLTISGTIMKIGIEAKNLASYDVCSILLGTSTLLVWVGVIRYLTFFHKYNILIATLRVALPSVMRFCCCVAVIYLGYCFCGWIVLGPYHVKFRSLSMVSECLFSLINGDDMFVTFAAMQAQQGRSSLVWLFSQLYLYSFISLFIYMVLSLFIALITGAYDTIKHPGGTGAEKSELQAYISQCQDSPTSGKFRRGSGSACSLLCCCGRDASEEEPLLVN